CACACGAAGATCGCGGTACCGGGGATCAGGTTGCCGCGCAGCGGGGACCAGCCGCCCCACTCCTGGCTGTTCCACGCGGGCCACTCCGGCTCGACCAGGTCGAGCAGGCGGAAGCCGCCCGCCACCACGTCGCGGACCCGGTCGCCGAGGGTGCGGTGGTGCTCCACGTACACCGCGCGGCCCTGCTCGTCCTGCTCCACGTAAGGGGTCCGGTCGAAGTAGGAGGCGGAGACGGACAGCCCCTCGGGCCCCGGCTCGTCGGGGAAGGCCCAGCGGATCGGGTGGGTGACGGAGAAGACCCAGCGGCCCCCCGGCCGCAGCACGCGGCGGACCTCGCGCATGACGTTCACGGGGTCGGCGACGAAGGGGACGGCACCGTAGGCGGAGCAGGCCAGGTCGAAGGAGCCGTCGCGGAAGGGCAGCCTGCCGGCGTCGGCCTCCACCAGCCGGACCACCGGCACGTCACTGCCGCCGATGCGCAGGGCGTGCTGGAGCTGGCGGTGGGAGAGGTCCAGGGCCACCGGGCGGGCGCCCCGAGCCGCGAGCCAG
This genomic window from Streptomyces sp. NBC_01351 contains:
- a CDS encoding class I SAM-dependent methyltransferase gives rise to the protein MNQEDYAPEDAPEADPGPEDDAEATRREAGEAESSRASRGWWDRNADEYQNEHGAFLGDDRFVWGPEGLDEADAALLGPAASLKGKDILEIGAGAAQCSRWLAARGARPVALDLSHRQLQHALRIGGSDVPVVRLVEADAGRLPFRDGSFDLACSAYGAVPFVADPVNVMREVRRVLRPGGRWVFSVTHPIRWAFPDEPGPEGLSVSASYFDRTPYVEQDEQGRAVYVEHHRTLGDRVRDVVAGGFRLLDLVEPEWPAWNSQEWGGWSPLRGNLIPGTAIFVCERD